The window CCGGCGGCGACGACGGCCTGAGTCACGCGGTCGGCGTCGGCGAGTGTCTGCTCAGCGGCGGCCGCGCGGTAGATCTCGCCGACCGTGCTGCGGGCGCGCGCTTGCACGCTCAGTCCGGTGTCGGCGACGGTTCCCACCAGCACGTGGGCGTGCGCGGTGAAACCGGGCAGTGTGCCGAGAAAGCCGCGGGCGGCAGATGCCTCATCCTGAGCGGTCAGCAGCACCACGAGCGAGGGCCGCACGGCCAGAGAGCGCACGTGGGCGGCCACGGCGTCCCAGTCGGTGTCGATGAGCGTCGGCTCGACGGGGGCCATGGCGTCGACCAGGGCGGGCAGCAGCGCGTCGCCGTCGATGCCGGTGACCCGAGCGCGCACGGCGCGGTCGGCCATGATCAGATGCACGTGGTCTCCGGCTTGGGCGGCGAGGGCCGCCAGCAGCAGAGTGGCCTCCATCGCGGCATCCAACCGCACGCCGTCGCCCACTCGGGCAGCCGACGTGCGTCCGGTGTCGATCACTATCACGATGTGCCGGTCACGCTCGGGGCGCCACGTGCGCAACATGGTGGTGCCGGCACGGGCCGTCGCGCGCCAGTCGATCGAGCGCACATCGTCGCCGCGCACGTACGGACGCAGGCTGTCGAACTCGCTGCCCTGGCCGCGGATCAGCACGCTCGTGGCCCCGTCGAGCTCGCGCAGCCGTGCCAACCGCGAGGGCAGGTGCCGGCGCGCGGTGAACGGCGGCAGCACGCGGATGGTGCCCCGCGCTTCGAGTCGTGATTGTCGACCGGCCAACCCCAGCGGCCCCAGCGACCGCAGCACGACGAACTCCGAGACCAGCTCACCCCGCCGGCGCGGACGCAGCGGCGCCGCGATGCGGAGCGCCTCGCCCGGCTCCAGCCGGACGGCGCTGCGGGCCAGCGGTGCGCCGGCGGTCGGCTGCCACGCGTCGCGCAGCCATCCGTGCAGCCGGCGCTCGCCGCGCAGCGTGACGGTCGTCTCGACTCGGCTGCCCAGCAGCGCACGGCGCGGGATGTC is drawn from Microbacterium protaetiae and contains these coding sequences:
- a CDS encoding DUF58 domain-containing protein, translating into MYLTGRLSLALALGVIPVIVLSIAGIDPWMSAAGWLVLCALAIVADVALAADPRRVRVERDIPRRALLGSRVETTVTLRGERRLHGWLRDAWQPTAGAPLARSAVRLEPGEALRIAAPLRPRRRGELVSEFVVLRSLGPLGLAGRQSRLEARGTIRVLPPFTARRHLPSRLARLRELDGATSVLIRGQGSEFDSLRPYVRGDDVRSIDWRATARAGTTMLRTWRPERDRHIVIVIDTGRTSAARVGDGVRLDAAMEATLLLAALAAQAGDHVHLIMADRAVRARVTGIDGDALLPALVDAMAPVEPTLIDTDWDAVAAHVRSLAVRPSLVVLLTAQDEASAARGFLGTLPGFTAHAHVLVGTVADTGLSVQARARSTVGEIYRAAAAEQTLADADRVTQAVVAAGADALTDGPEELPPRIADRYLQLKAAGRL